The following proteins are co-located in the Eubalaena glacialis isolate mEubGla1 chromosome 14, mEubGla1.1.hap2.+ XY, whole genome shotgun sequence genome:
- the LOC133105426 gene encoding axin interactor, dorsalization-associated protein-like: MSEVTRSLLQRWGASFRRGADFDSWGQLVEAIDEYQILARHLQKEAQAQHNNSEFTEEQKKTIGKIATCLELRSAALQSTQSQEEFKLEDLKKLEPILKNILTYNKEFPFDVQPVPLRRILAPGEEENLEFEEDEEEGGAGAGSPDAFPARVPAQGTCVRSLVRELRSHTPWDS; the protein is encoded by the coding sequence ATGTCGGAGGTGACCCGAAGTCTGCTGCAGCGCTGGGGCGCCAGTTTTAGGAGAGGCGCCGACTTCGACTCTTGGGGCCAGCTGGTGGAGGCGATAGACGAGTATCAGATATTAGCAAGACACCTACAAAAAGAGGCCCAAGCTCAACACAATAATTCTGAATTCacggaagaacaaaagaaaaccataggCAAAATTGCAACATGCTTGGAATTACGAAGTGCAGCTTTACAGTCCACACAGTCCCAAGAAGAATTTAAACTGGAGGATCTGAAGAAGCTAGAACCAATCCTAAAGAATATTCTTACATATAATAAAGAATTCCCATTTGATGTTCAGCCTGTCCCCTTAAGAAGAATTTTAGCACCTGGTGAAGAAGAGAATTTGGAAtttgaagaagatgaagaagagggTGGTGCTGGAGCAGGGTCTCCTGATGCCTTTCCTGCTAGAGTTCCCGCGCAGGGGActtgcgttcgatccctggtcagggaactaagatcccacacgccgtgggacagctaa